In one window of Tumebacillus algifaecis DNA:
- a CDS encoding type I polyketide synthase produces the protein MSHEKENQLLEGIAIVGMSGRFPGSKNIAEFWANLQNGMETISEFTEEELKAAGVDADLLQDPQYVKRGGLLQDRELFDAHFFDYTAKEAEVTDPSHRLFLETAWEALETAGYDAEQYPGRIGVYGGVGANSFSYHLSANRALFEQIGALQATLATSYDFLATRVAYKLNLTGPALTVQTACSTSLVAVHQACQQLLMHECDMALAGGVAIKLLEAEGYLYQEGSILSPDGHCRAFDEQAQGTIGGDGVGVVVLKRLEDALEDGDQIYAVIRGSAVNNDGAEKIGFTAPSVDGQAQVILDALAVAGVEADTISYIETHGTATPLGDPIEVAALTNAYRESTDRVGYCALGSLKTNMGHLDAAAGVAGLIKATLMLKHAQFVPSLHFEKANPKLGLESSPFYVNTELKAWPSGREPRRAGVSSFGMGGTNAHVVLEEAPVAEVGSESLRNWQLLVLSAKTSTALTSATENVAAHLRENRQGELADVAYTLQTGRRAFDHRRIVAVQSHEDAVAALTALDGKRVFTAESETRDRSVVFLFPGQGAQNVNMGLDLYREEPVFREQVDLCSEQLKAHLGFDLRDVLYPAVDKQEEAQERLRQTSITQPALFVIEYALAKLWIELGVQPSAMLGHSIGEYVAAVFAGVMSLEDALKLVAVRGKLMQSLPEGTMLAVPLAEAEVLPLLGAGLSLAAVNGPRACVVAGTTEAVEQLEAQLQAQEVECRRLVTSHAFHSEMMDPILAAFAEAVQGVELHAPQLAYLSNVSGSWITAEEATDPNYWVKHLRGTVRFADNVHELLQEPGRLFLEVGPGRSLIGLTRQQVAAEGAQEVLLSSMRHRDEQVSDAAFLLTSLGRIWLSGLKLDWTRLYQAETRRRVALPTYPFERKRYWLERKAGTTAKIQRKKADIADWFYVPTWKKSLLIADDATDAKHWLLFLDETGAGAELAKRLTTAGHHVVTVAAGASFAKTEADAYTVRPAEREDYSLLLDDLATAERLPQKIVHLFGVTDAADDYEETQGKGFYSLLGLAQALGEQTLADGVEIGVITNNLQDVLNDIVTAPARATALGLCKVIPQELTGVSARAIDIDSVTDAALLIAELSAESVDTVVAYRRSLRFVQTYEAVRLPQRSASVHANAVVLITGANTPNGQAAAAYFEQHQNAKLVLITHDAEATDPHAVTVHVQSSDAAAVSVQSPTSNSIEITVQPQSATEAGSQTKTADRLYFTANITDLAQIQSIVQRATEQFGEITGVIHAEDPRGTGMLQLKTQEMTAAVLDPKVKGALVLERALADAKLDFFLLYNSTVAATGGFGQSDNCAAGMFLDAFAAARAHTHTVNWGIWKWDDWQEQQLTGVAELHQQLREARLAFGITEAEGWEALTRILSFGLPQTVVSTQDFHDVLQASQSFTAAGFLEALEESRQAALAGAQSNSNYVAPRNELEETIAGFWAELFGINRPSIQADFFDLGGNSLVAIQLVTRMRKQFGMDFPINTIFESPTIEALAQMVESNQLGQEKLDALEELLKQIEGMSDDDLLAKMLEEETK, from the coding sequence ATGAGCCACGAGAAGGAAAACCAACTGCTCGAAGGAATTGCCATCGTCGGAATGTCCGGCCGTTTTCCGGGTAGCAAGAACATCGCTGAATTTTGGGCAAATCTGCAAAATGGTATGGAAACGATCTCCGAGTTTACCGAAGAAGAGCTGAAAGCGGCAGGTGTCGATGCCGACCTGTTGCAGGACCCACAGTATGTGAAACGCGGTGGTCTGCTCCAAGACCGCGAGTTGTTTGACGCTCATTTTTTTGATTACACCGCCAAAGAAGCGGAAGTCACCGACCCCTCCCACCGCCTGTTTCTCGAAACGGCATGGGAAGCGCTGGAGACGGCAGGCTACGATGCGGAACAGTATCCGGGTCGCATCGGGGTGTATGGCGGCGTCGGGGCGAACAGCTTCTCCTATCACCTAAGCGCCAATCGGGCGCTGTTTGAGCAGATCGGGGCGCTGCAGGCGACGCTTGCGACCTCCTATGATTTTCTGGCGACGCGCGTCGCGTATAAGCTCAATCTGACCGGGCCTGCGCTGACCGTGCAGACGGCGTGCTCCACATCGCTTGTCGCCGTGCATCAAGCCTGTCAGCAACTGCTGATGCACGAATGCGACATGGCGTTGGCAGGGGGTGTGGCGATCAAGCTGTTGGAGGCGGAAGGCTATCTCTATCAGGAAGGTAGCATCCTCTCTCCCGACGGGCATTGCCGCGCCTTTGATGAACAGGCACAAGGCACGATCGGCGGCGACGGCGTGGGCGTGGTGGTGCTGAAACGACTGGAAGATGCGCTAGAGGATGGCGATCAGATCTACGCGGTGATTCGCGGTTCGGCGGTCAACAACGACGGCGCGGAAAAAATCGGCTTTACCGCACCGAGCGTGGACGGGCAGGCGCAGGTGATCCTCGACGCGCTGGCCGTGGCCGGGGTGGAAGCGGACACGATCTCGTACATCGAGACGCATGGCACAGCAACCCCGCTCGGCGATCCGATTGAAGTGGCGGCGCTGACCAACGCCTATCGGGAAAGCACCGACCGCGTCGGCTATTGCGCCTTGGGCTCGTTGAAAACGAACATGGGACATCTTGACGCGGCGGCAGGTGTAGCAGGGCTGATCAAAGCCACCTTGATGCTGAAACATGCGCAGTTTGTTCCCAGCTTACATTTTGAAAAAGCAAATCCGAAACTCGGCTTAGAATCATCACCGTTCTATGTCAACACCGAGCTGAAAGCGTGGCCGTCGGGCCGTGAGCCGCGCCGGGCGGGCGTCTCGTCCTTTGGCATGGGGGGTACGAATGCCCATGTGGTGCTGGAAGAGGCGCCTGTAGCTGAGGTGGGTTCCGAATCGCTGCGCAACTGGCAACTGCTCGTCTTGTCGGCCAAAACGAGTACGGCGTTGACCAGCGCTACGGAAAATGTAGCAGCACACCTGCGCGAAAATCGACAGGGCGAGTTAGCAGACGTAGCCTATACGCTACAAACGGGCCGTCGGGCATTTGACCATCGGCGGATCGTGGCGGTGCAAAGCCATGAGGATGCGGTTGCGGCGCTGACTGCGCTGGACGGAAAGCGAGTCTTCACCGCAGAATCGGAAACGCGAGACCGTTCGGTCGTCTTCCTCTTCCCAGGACAAGGCGCACAAAATGTGAACATGGGGCTGGACTTGTACCGCGAGGAGCCTGTGTTTCGCGAACAGGTGGACCTCTGTTCCGAACAGCTCAAGGCCCACCTCGGCTTCGATTTGCGCGATGTGCTCTACCCGGCAGTCGACAAGCAGGAAGAGGCACAAGAACGATTGCGTCAGACCTCGATCACCCAGCCCGCTCTGTTCGTCATCGAGTATGCACTGGCCAAGCTTTGGATTGAACTGGGCGTACAACCGAGCGCGATGCTCGGCCACTCGATCGGCGAGTATGTGGCGGCCGTCTTCGCAGGCGTGATGTCGCTGGAGGACGCGCTGAAACTGGTAGCTGTGCGTGGCAAGCTGATGCAGTCCTTGCCGGAGGGCACGATGCTGGCTGTACCGCTGGCCGAAGCGGAGGTGCTACCGTTGCTCGGCGCCGGATTGTCTCTGGCGGCGGTGAACGGGCCGCGCGCCTGCGTGGTCGCTGGAACCACGGAAGCGGTGGAACAACTGGAGGCGCAACTGCAAGCGCAGGAAGTGGAGTGCAGACGTTTGGTGACCTCTCATGCGTTCCACTCGGAGATGATGGACCCGATTCTCGCGGCGTTTGCGGAAGCGGTGCAAGGGGTGGAACTGCACGCGCCGCAACTGGCCTACCTCTCCAACGTGTCGGGCAGTTGGATCACGGCGGAAGAAGCGACCGACCCGAACTACTGGGTCAAGCATCTGCGCGGTACGGTGCGCTTTGCCGACAATGTGCACGAACTGCTTCAAGAGCCGGGCCGTCTGTTCCTCGAAGTTGGCCCTGGTCGCTCGCTGATCGGCCTGACCCGCCAACAGGTGGCGGCGGAAGGGGCGCAGGAAGTACTACTTTCCTCGATGCGTCACCGCGATGAGCAGGTGTCTGATGCGGCCTTCTTGCTGACCTCGCTCGGCCGGATCTGGCTGTCCGGGCTGAAGCTCGATTGGACACGGCTCTACCAAGCAGAAACGCGCCGCCGCGTGGCGTTGCCGACCTACCCGTTCGAGCGCAAGCGCTACTGGCTGGAGCGCAAGGCGGGCACCACCGCCAAAATCCAGCGCAAGAAAGCGGACATCGCCGACTGGTTCTATGTGCCAACGTGGAAAAAGTCGCTCCTGATCGCAGACGATGCGACAGATGCAAAACATTGGCTTTTGTTCCTCGACGAGACGGGTGCTGGCGCAGAGCTGGCCAAGCGCCTGACTACAGCCGGACACCACGTGGTGACGGTCGCAGCCGGGGCGTCTTTTGCCAAAACGGAGGCAGACGCCTACACCGTGCGTCCGGCGGAGCGCGAAGATTACAGCCTGCTGTTGGATGACTTGGCGACTGCTGAGCGTCTGCCGCAGAAGATCGTTCATCTGTTCGGCGTGACCGACGCGGCGGACGATTACGAGGAGACGCAGGGCAAAGGCTTCTACTCGCTGCTCGGCCTGGCGCAGGCGCTCGGCGAGCAGACCCTGGCAGACGGTGTGGAGATCGGCGTGATCACCAACAACCTCCAAGACGTCCTGAACGACATCGTCACCGCTCCGGCCCGTGCCACCGCGCTCGGCCTGTGCAAAGTCATCCCGCAAGAGCTGACCGGCGTCTCCGCCCGCGCGATCGACATCGACAGCGTGACCGATGCTGCCCTGCTGATCGCCGAGCTCTCTGCAGAAAGCGTGGACACGGTGGTGGCCTATCGCCGTAGCCTGCGCTTCGTGCAGACGTATGAAGCAGTTCGCTTGCCGCAGCGTAGCGCATCTGTCCACGCGAACGCGGTGGTCCTGATCACCGGTGCCAATACGCCAAACGGCCAGGCGGCAGCAGCGTATTTCGAACAACACCAAAATGCGAAGCTGGTGCTCATCACGCACGACGCGGAAGCAACCGACCCGCACGCTGTCACCGTGCACGTGCAGTCCTCCGACGCGGCAGCCGTTTCCGTGCAATCGCCAACGTCGAACTCGATTGAGATCACCGTACAGCCGCAGTCGGCAACCGAGGCCGGCTCGCAAACGAAAACGGCAGACAGGCTGTACTTCACCGCCAATATCACCGACCTTGCACAGATCCAATCGATTGTGCAGCGAGCGACGGAGCAGTTCGGCGAGATCACCGGCGTGATCCATGCGGAAGACCCGCGCGGCACGGGGATGTTGCAGCTGAAAACCCAAGAGATGACCGCCGCCGTCCTCGACCCGAAAGTAAAAGGTGCTCTGGTGCTGGAGCGGGCCCTCGCCGATGCGAAGCTGGACTTCTTCCTGCTCTACAACTCCACCGTCGCCGCTACCGGTGGCTTCGGCCAGTCTGACAACTGTGCTGCGGGCATGTTTTTGGACGCTTTTGCCGCCGCCAGAGCTCACACGCACACGGTCAATTGGGGCATCTGGAAATGGGATGACTGGCAAGAACAGCAGCTCACAGGTGTCGCTGAACTGCACCAGCAGTTGCGTGAGGCACGCCTTGCGTTTGGCATCACGGAAGCGGAAGGATGGGAAGCTTTGACCCGCATTCTCAGCTTCGGCCTGCCGCAGACGGTCGTCTCCACCCAGGATTTCCACGACGTGCTGCAAGCGTCGCAAAGCTTCACCGCTGCGGGCTTCCTCGAAGCGCTGGAAGAGTCCCGCCAAGCCGCTTTGGCAGGCGCGCAGTCCAATTCCAACTATGTCGCTCCGCGCAATGAACTGGAAGAGACGATCGCCGGATTCTGGGCCGAACTGTTCGGGATCAACCGCCCATCGATCCAAGCTGACTTCTTTGACTTAGGCGGCAATTCGCTGGTCGCGATCCAACTGGTCACACGGATGCGCAAACAGTTTGGCATGGATTTCCCGATCAATACGATCTTTGAATCACCTACCATTGAAGCGCTCGCCCAGATGGTGGAAAGCAACCAACTCGGTCAGGAAAAATTGGATGCGCTTGAGGAACTCCTGAAGCAGATCGAAGGCATGTCTGACGATGACCTGCTCGCCAAAATGCTGGAAGAAGAGACGAAGTGA
- a CDS encoding LLM class flavin-dependent oxidoreductase — MNDLNKRLAALSPEQRALLEKQLKKQGLDNLVQKEESGEIAVTMPKADSGSPTFKGAGLEKKERDPNKGMDFSLYFFSGDGSTASRDKYQLLIDCAKHGDEHGYAAVWTPERHFQDFGGLYPNPAVLSAALAMVTEKIELRAGSVAIPLHHPIRVAEEWSVVDNLSGGRIAICAASGWHPNDFILSPKPNMDYYTNRRQEMIDSLGIIQRLWQGETVTMTGIDGEAVSTRMLPRPIQPQLEFWFASQGAPETLIKAGEMGGHILTGLVNQPLHELEQKIKLYRDARAKAGHDPEKGKVAVMLHTFLGTDNNTVKEQARQPLTSYLRTFLRQQDNFKSDFDLATEADKDALVSFAYERYFEESTLLGTVDKCETLINNLIAIGVTEVACLVDFGLAPDTVLEGLTHLNELQERYRVKQTV, encoded by the coding sequence ATGAACGATCTGAACAAACGACTGGCCGCACTGTCACCGGAACAGCGCGCCCTGCTGGAAAAGCAGTTGAAAAAGCAAGGTCTCGACAACCTCGTCCAAAAAGAGGAAAGCGGCGAAATCGCCGTCACGATGCCGAAAGCGGACAGCGGGTCGCCAACTTTCAAAGGCGCTGGTCTGGAAAAGAAAGAGCGCGACCCGAACAAAGGGATGGACTTTTCCCTCTACTTCTTCTCAGGCGATGGCAGCACCGCGTCCCGCGACAAGTACCAGTTGCTCATCGACTGTGCCAAGCACGGCGACGAACACGGCTATGCGGCGGTCTGGACGCCGGAGCGCCATTTTCAAGATTTCGGTGGCCTGTACCCGAATCCGGCCGTTCTATCGGCTGCGCTTGCGATGGTCACCGAAAAGATCGAACTTCGCGCTGGCTCGGTCGCGATTCCGCTCCATCACCCGATTCGCGTAGCTGAAGAATGGTCGGTCGTCGATAACCTCTCCGGAGGACGCATCGCGATCTGTGCCGCGTCCGGCTGGCATCCGAACGATTTCATCCTCTCTCCGAAGCCGAACATGGATTACTACACCAATCGCCGACAGGAGATGATCGACTCGCTTGGAATCATCCAGCGTCTGTGGCAAGGCGAGACGGTCACCATGACCGGCATCGATGGAGAAGCGGTGTCAACCCGCATGCTACCACGACCGATCCAGCCACAACTCGAGTTCTGGTTCGCCTCCCAGGGCGCGCCTGAAACGCTGATCAAGGCGGGCGAGATGGGCGGTCACATCCTGACCGGACTGGTCAACCAACCACTGCACGAATTGGAGCAAAAGATCAAGCTGTACCGTGACGCTCGCGCCAAAGCGGGGCATGATCCGGAAAAAGGGAAGGTGGCCGTCATGCTGCACACTTTCCTGGGCACCGATAACAACACGGTCAAAGAGCAGGCGAGACAGCCCTTGACCAGCTACCTGCGCACCTTCCTGCGCCAACAGGACAATTTTAAAAGCGACTTCGACCTCGCTACGGAAGCGGATAAAGATGCACTGGTCTCGTTTGCTTATGAACGATACTTCGAGGAAAGCACCTTGCTCGGCACGGTAGACAAATGCGAAACGCTGATCAACAACCTGATCGCCATCGGCGTGACCGAAGTCGCCTGCCTCGTAGACTTTGGTCTGGCACCGGATACGGTGTTGGAAGGTCTCACCCATCTGAATGAATTGCAAGAACGGTATCGTGTCAAACAAACGGTATAG